From a region of the Hyalangium ruber genome:
- a CDS encoding Ig-like domain-containing protein, with the protein MRRLLIASCAAMGLTGCLEPGDPLLAVRDTDPPELQSTVPAANAEVAKDGTLSVTFSELMDERTLRPGIAVFSGQTEVALRITVPPLSGIDEDTERGDLPYTVMVGAASGAFASNTSYTLVLRTSLTDYEGNALVEEVRVPFRSSF; encoded by the coding sequence ATGCGCCGCCTGCTGATTGCCTCGTGTGCCGCGATGGGCCTCACCGGCTGCCTGGAGCCGGGGGATCCGCTGCTGGCCGTGCGTGACACGGACCCTCCGGAGCTGCAGTCCACCGTGCCGGCGGCCAACGCCGAGGTCGCGAAGGACGGCACCCTGAGCGTCACCTTCTCGGAGCTGATGGACGAGCGCACGCTGCGCCCAGGCATCGCCGTGTTCTCGGGGCAGACGGAGGTGGCCCTGCGAATCACCGTGCCGCCCCTGTCGGGCATCGACGAGGACACCGAGCGAGGGGATCTCCCCTACACCGTGATGGTGGGAGCGGCCTCGGGGGCCTTCGCCTCGAATACCTCCTATACGCTGGTGCTGCGCACGAGCCTCACGGACTACGAGGGGAACGCGCTCGTGGAAGAGGTGCGCGTCCCGTTCCGCTCCAGCTTCTGA
- a CDS encoding cytochrome c3 family protein produces the protein MDRPYRKALGVLTLSLVVAGVAWAATGRERSLAIYPAQNIPLRFDHAQHLEAGADCATCHDSTRTSVSPKDRNLPGHEECETCHDIAAAQKGQKTDPPSGCASCHPGFDATVRKEPAKLDLPPANIEFSHKLHLDKKVECVACHGDMTKVTLATRQQLPKMATCFECHDGKVVTNECKACHLKQPSGRLQLTFSSGILRPMQGNPLGMDHGPRFEFNHGTRAAVARQTCMECHSDSYCQQCHDSLQKPLSVHPNDFITLHPLQARTDATRCESCHRAQSFCAACHERVGVGMDADSSLRPRNAKVHPDYNTWVEVIGPQHHGIAASRDLRQCVACHREESCMSCHSELSERRQINPHPSGFRDACQKLAAANDRACLKCHSDNSLRQKGCR, from the coding sequence ATGGACCGCCCGTACCGTAAAGCACTGGGTGTCCTCACCCTCTCCCTCGTCGTCGCGGGAGTGGCCTGGGCGGCCACCGGCCGTGAGCGCAGCCTCGCCATCTACCCGGCGCAGAACATCCCCCTGCGCTTCGACCACGCGCAGCACCTGGAGGCCGGGGCCGACTGCGCCACCTGCCACGACTCCACCCGCACGAGCGTGTCTCCCAAGGATCGCAACCTCCCCGGCCACGAGGAGTGCGAGACCTGCCACGACATCGCCGCCGCCCAGAAGGGGCAGAAGACGGACCCGCCGTCTGGCTGCGCCTCGTGTCACCCGGGCTTCGACGCCACCGTGCGCAAGGAGCCGGCGAAGCTGGACCTGCCTCCCGCCAACATCGAGTTCAGCCACAAGCTCCACCTGGACAAGAAGGTGGAGTGCGTCGCCTGCCATGGGGACATGACGAAGGTGACGCTGGCCACGCGGCAGCAGCTGCCCAAGATGGCCACCTGCTTCGAGTGCCATGACGGCAAGGTGGTCACCAACGAGTGCAAGGCGTGCCACCTGAAGCAGCCCTCGGGGCGGCTCCAGCTCACCTTCAGCTCCGGCATCCTCCGGCCCATGCAGGGCAACCCGCTGGGCATGGACCACGGCCCGCGCTTCGAGTTCAACCACGGCACCCGCGCAGCGGTGGCTCGGCAGACGTGCATGGAGTGCCACTCGGACTCCTACTGCCAGCAGTGCCACGACTCGCTCCAGAAGCCGCTGTCGGTACACCCCAACGACTTCATCACCCTGCACCCGCTGCAGGCGCGCACGGACGCCACGCGCTGCGAGAGCTGCCACCGCGCCCAGTCCTTCTGTGCCGCCTGCCACGAGCGCGTGGGCGTGGGCATGGACGCGGACTCCTCGCTGCGCCCGCGCAACGCCAAGGTGCATCCGGACTACAACACCTGGGTAGAGGTCATCGGCCCGCAGCACCACGGCATCGCCGCCTCGCGGGACCTCCGCCAGTGCGTCGCCTGCCACCGCGAGGAGTCCTGCATGAGCTGCCACTCGGAGTTGTCCGAGCGCCGGCAGATCAACCCGCACCCGAGCGGCTTCCGGGATGCGTGCCAGAAGCTCGCGGCGGCCAACGATCGCGCGTGCCTCAAGTGCCACTCGGACAACAGCCTCCGCCAGAAGGGGTGCCGCTGA